A region of Planktomarina temperata RCA23 DNA encodes the following proteins:
- the purD gene encoding phosphoribosylamine--glycine ligase — MNILILGSGGREHSLAWAVAQNPKCDHLMVAPGNAGIAKIADCVDLNILDGAAVLAFVRSQAIDFVIIGPEAPLAAGVADVLRAADVLCFGPSQAAAQLEASKFFTKSICDAAGAPTAGYGHFTDQPSAADYVRKMGAPIVVKADGLAAGKGVIVAMSEQEALEALDDMFSGEFGSAGAEVVIEEFMEGEEASYFILCDGRDVLAIGTAQDHKRVGEGDTGPNTGGMGAYSPAPVLTDEIAEQAMREIIKPTMAEMARRGTPYQGVLYAGLMIKNGKARLVEYNARFGDPECQVLMMRLGAQALDLLLACAEERLSEVQVNWAADHALTVVMAAKGYPGAYKKGTVISGANALPDSSSATCFHAGTAQIGANLTAQGGRVLNVTARAASLSEARTMAYDMVDQIDWPEGFCRRDIGWRAL, encoded by the coding sequence ATGAATATCTTAATTTTAGGCAGTGGAGGCCGCGAGCATTCATTGGCCTGGGCCGTCGCGCAAAACCCAAAATGCGATCATTTGATGGTTGCCCCAGGCAATGCCGGCATCGCTAAAATTGCGGATTGTGTGGATCTGAATATTTTGGACGGCGCCGCTGTTCTCGCCTTTGTCCGCAGTCAGGCAATTGATTTTGTGATCATTGGTCCAGAAGCCCCTTTGGCTGCCGGTGTCGCCGATGTCTTGCGGGCCGCAGATGTGCTCTGCTTTGGCCCCAGTCAGGCGGCAGCGCAGCTGGAAGCCTCAAAATTCTTTACCAAATCGATCTGCGATGCCGCAGGTGCGCCCACTGCCGGATATGGCCATTTTACCGACCAGCCAAGCGCCGCGGACTATGTGCGCAAAATGGGCGCGCCGATTGTGGTCAAAGCCGATGGGCTGGCGGCGGGCAAAGGCGTCATTGTCGCCATGAGCGAGCAAGAAGCTCTTGAGGCTTTGGATGATATGTTCAGCGGCGAATTTGGCAGTGCAGGCGCAGAAGTGGTGATTGAAGAGTTTATGGAGGGCGAAGAGGCCTCATATTTCATCCTCTGTGATGGCCGTGATGTTTTGGCCATTGGCACCGCACAGGATCACAAGCGCGTGGGCGAGGGAGACACCGGCCCCAACACCGGCGGCATGGGCGCCTATAGCCCCGCGCCGGTTTTGACAGATGAGATTGCAGAGCAGGCTATGCGCGAAATTATCAAACCCACCATGGCGGAAATGGCCCGTCGGGGCACGCCTTACCAAGGGGTGCTTTATGCCGGTTTGATGATTAAAAACGGCAAGGCCCGCTTGGTGGAATATAATGCTCGCTTTGGCGATCCAGAATGCCAAGTGCTGATGATGCGGCTCGGGGCTCAGGCGTTGGATCTGCTGCTGGCCTGTGCCGAAGAACGGCTGTCAGAGGTTCAGGTCAATTGGGCCGCAGACCATGCTTTGACGGTTGTCATGGCCGCCAAGGGCTATCCCGGCGCTTATAAAAAGGGCACAGTAATCTCCGGGGCGAACGCCTTGCCAGACAGCTCTTCGGCCACCTGTTTTCATGCCGGAACCGCGCAAATTGGCGCAAATCTCACCGCACAGGGCGGGCGGGTTTTGAATGTCACGGCGCGCGCTGCAAGCCTGAGCGAGGCCCGGACCATGGCCTATGACATGGTCGATCAAATCGACTGGCCCGAAGGGTTTTGCCGCCGCGATATCGGTTGGCGCGCGCTTTAA
- a CDS encoding 2Fe-2S iron-sulfur cluster-binding protein codes for MAKITYIEHGGAEHVVEVANGLTVMEGARDNNIPGIEADCGGACACSTCHVYVDSAWVEKLPAMDGMEEDMLDFAFEPKPGQSRLTCQLRVSDALDGLVVRMPERQI; via the coding sequence ATGGCTAAAATTACTTATATTGAACACGGTGGCGCGGAACATGTGGTGGAGGTCGCCAATGGGCTGACCGTCATGGAGGGCGCCCGGGACAATAACATTCCTGGCATCGAAGCCGATTGCGGCGGCGCCTGCGCCTGCTCAACCTGTCATGTCTATGTTGACAGTGCTTGGGTCGAGAAACTGCCCGCAATGGATGGCATGGAAGAAGATATGCTGGATTTTGCCTTTGAACCCAAACCAGGCCAATCCCGTTTGACCTGCCAATTGCGCGTCTCTGACGCTTTGGATGGGTTGGTTGTGCGGATGCCAGAACGCCAGATCTAA
- a CDS encoding OB-fold nucleic acid binding domain-containing protein — translation MSFDSPNTWPKPPAALPHAMLELPPNGARVTVAGLVLVRQRPGTANGVIFITLEDETGVCNVIVWRKLYEQYRRAVIAGRMLRITGRIQREGAVCHVIAEHVEDISFMLDDLLLPEASRATEQP, via the coding sequence ATGTCATTTGACTCTCCCAACACTTGGCCCAAGCCCCCCGCCGCCCTGCCCCATGCTATGCTGGAGCTGCCACCAAATGGTGCAAGGGTTACTGTGGCGGGTCTGGTCCTGGTGCGCCAAAGACCCGGCACGGCCAATGGAGTCATTTTCATCACGCTGGAGGATGAGACCGGAGTTTGCAATGTGATCGTCTGGCGTAAACTCTATGAGCAGTACCGCCGCGCCGTAATCGCGGGGCGTATGTTGCGAATCACCGGGCGCATTCAACGCGAAGGCGCTGTGTGCCATGTGATTGCTGAGCATGTGGAAGATATATCTTTCATGCTGGATGATCTCTTGCTGCCAGAGGCCAGCCGCGCCACCGAGCAGCCGTAA
- a CDS encoding Do family serine endopeptidase, producing the protein MNSIALPKRKDFAAYRATWVFAAALCLLILQALQATAQMLPNTFADLADEISPSVVNITTTTVIAGRADQMPRGIVPKGSPFEEFFREFEDRRRGGNGGASRSSALGSGFVISADGFIVTNNHVIEGADEIEVEFFSGERLAAKVIGTDKNTDIAVLKVASDAPLPFVSFGDSDTARVGDWVVAMGNPLGQGFSVSAGIVSARNRALSGIYDDYIQTDAAINRGNSGGPLFNLDGEVVGVNTAILSPNGGSIGIGFSMASNVVSRVVDQLTEYGEIRRGWLGVRIQDVDEDIAESIDGLDRAAGAVVTGVPEGPSKDAGILQGDVIVIFDGHEVEDVRDLVQTVGNTEVGKAVDVVVVRDGAQVTLSVTLGLRDDEKLARADEPAVNEDAPKDYEDLGITLSNLTDEIREGLDLAVGLEGVVVVDVVETSEAFEKGLKSGDVIVEAGQEKVTSLAEFEEQVSATIESGRKTMLLLVRRGGDPRFLALTVQQ; encoded by the coding sequence ATGAATTCGATTGCCTTACCTAAGCGCAAGGATTTTGCAGCTTACCGCGCCACTTGGGTTTTTGCGGCGGCGCTTTGTCTGCTGATCTTACAAGCTCTACAGGCCACAGCTCAAATGCTGCCAAATACATTTGCCGATCTTGCCGATGAGATCAGCCCCTCCGTGGTGAATATCACCACAACAACCGTGATTGCTGGTCGCGCCGATCAAATGCCGCGTGGTATTGTGCCCAAGGGCTCGCCTTTTGAAGAGTTCTTTCGGGAGTTCGAAGATCGTCGCCGTGGCGGCAATGGTGGGGCCAGCCGCTCCTCTGCCTTGGGGTCGGGGTTTGTGATCTCTGCCGATGGGTTCATCGTCACCAACAATCACGTGATCGAAGGGGCCGATGAAATTGAAGTAGAATTTTTCTCCGGTGAAAGACTGGCCGCTAAGGTCATCGGAACCGATAAGAATACGGATATCGCAGTGCTGAAGGTCGCGTCGGATGCACCGCTGCCTTTCGTCAGTTTCGGCGACAGTGACACAGCCCGCGTGGGCGATTGGGTGGTGGCGATGGGCAACCCTTTGGGACAGGGGTTCTCGGTCTCCGCGGGAATCGTTTCGGCCCGAAACCGGGCATTGTCTGGGATTTATGACGACTATATTCAAACGGATGCCGCAATTAACCGGGGCAATTCTGGCGGGCCTTTATTCAATCTGGATGGTGAAGTTGTCGGTGTGAACACCGCGATTTTGTCGCCCAATGGCGGCTCTATCGGCATTGGCTTTTCTATGGCCTCCAATGTGGTCAGCCGGGTCGTTGATCAATTGACGGAATACGGCGAAATTCGCCGGGGCTGGCTGGGCGTGCGGATCCAAGATGTTGATGAAGACATTGCTGAAAGCATTGACGGTTTGGACCGGGCCGCCGGGGCCGTTGTAACAGGCGTGCCAGAGGGCCCCTCGAAAGATGCCGGAATATTACAGGGCGATGTGATCGTGATCTTTGATGGTCATGAGGTCGAGGACGTGCGCGATTTGGTGCAAACTGTCGGCAACACAGAAGTTGGCAAGGCGGTTGATGTGGTTGTGGTGCGCGATGGTGCGCAGGTGACATTGAGCGTCACCCTTGGCCTGCGCGACGACGAAAAACTGGCCCGCGCAGATGAGCCAGCGGTCAATGAAGATGCGCCTAAAGACTATGAGGACCTTGGGATCACCCTGTCCAACCTGACCGATGAAATTCGTGAGGGTTTGGACCTTGCCGTTGGATTGGAAGGCGTTGTCGTTGTGGATGTTGTGGAAACCTCCGAGGCCTTTGAAAAAGGTTTGAAATCAGGGGATGTGATCGTGGAGGCCGGCCAAGAGAAGGTCACCTCACTTGCTGAGTTTGAAGAGCAAGTGAGCGCGACCATTGAGAGCGGCCGTAAAACGATGCTTCTGCTCGTGCGCCGCGGCGGCGATCCCCGGTTTTTGGCCCTCACTGTACAGCAATAA
- a CDS encoding DUF2065 family protein translates to MIDKIVFGLAAVMIAEGLVYLLAPHALETLLKALKSLSISARRQMGALLCLAGCILLALSL, encoded by the coding sequence GTGATTGACAAGATCGTATTCGGCCTTGCGGCTGTTATGATTGCTGAGGGGCTGGTTTATCTACTGGCCCCTCATGCCCTTGAGACCCTGCTGAAAGCGCTTAAATCCCTGTCGATCTCTGCGCGCCGGCAAATGGGGGCTCTGCTTTGTCTGGCTGGGTGCATTCTATTGGCGTTGAGCCTATAG
- the hflC gene encoding protease modulator HflC: MSMRSRIAVIIAAVIAVGGLMSLFIVDEREKVLVLRFGQIKQVKTDPGLGFKIPWLDQVVRFDDRILSLETPVIEVTPADDRRLEVDAFVMYRIADIVKFRQALGAGGEREASIQLNDILDGQIRAVLGADGVTSNAILSPERSRLMELIRGEAQTRAKDLGLDVVDVRLRQTNLPEQNFDATLQRMIAEREREATDERARGREAAQRVTAVADRTHEETLSAAKRDALIIEGEADAERARILANAFGADPEFFDFYRSLAAYEASILGGNSTLVIPPDHEFLTYMKSATPRVAE; encoded by the coding sequence ATGTCTATGAGATCTCGTATTGCAGTGATCATAGCCGCCGTGATTGCGGTTGGTGGGTTGATGTCTTTGTTCATCGTGGATGAGCGCGAAAAAGTGCTGGTGCTGCGGTTCGGCCAAATCAAACAGGTCAAAACCGATCCTGGTTTGGGCTTTAAGATCCCTTGGCTGGATCAAGTTGTGCGTTTTGATGACCGGATTTTATCGTTGGAAACCCCGGTGATCGAGGTGACGCCGGCGGATGATCGTCGTCTCGAGGTGGATGCTTTTGTCATGTACCGCATCGCGGATATTGTGAAGTTCCGTCAGGCCTTGGGCGCGGGCGGTGAGCGCGAAGCCAGCATTCAGCTCAACGACATTCTAGACGGTCAGATCCGGGCGGTTCTCGGGGCCGATGGGGTGACGTCAAACGCCATTCTGTCGCCCGAACGGTCCCGCTTGATGGAGCTGATCCGGGGTGAGGCTCAAACGCGGGCGAAGGATTTGGGGCTGGATGTGGTTGATGTGCGTCTGCGTCAAACCAACTTGCCAGAGCAAAACTTCGACGCCACGTTGCAACGTATGATCGCCGAGCGGGAACGCGAAGCGACCGATGAACGCGCCCGAGGCCGCGAGGCGGCGCAAAGGGTCACAGCTGTGGCAGATCGGACCCATGAGGAAACGCTGTCTGCGGCCAAGCGGGATGCTTTGATCATCGAAGGGGAAGCCGATGCGGAACGTGCCCGAATTTTGGCGAATGCCTTCGGTGCAGATCCTGAGTTTTTCGACTTCTATCGTTCGCTTGCGGCTTATGAGGCTTCCATACTTGGTGGAAATTCAACTTTGGTGATCCCGCCAGATCATGAATTTTTAACCTATATGAAATCCGCAACGCCGCGTGTTGCTGAGTGA
- the hflK gene encoding FtsH protease activity modulator HflK, producing the protein MADNNGGPWGGGGSGGNRGNKGNGGGNDRGPDGPQIPEIDELMRKGQEQLRVLMGGKGSGGTGGGSGSGGSDAGIPRSTFVLAGLAAVGMWLFASFYTVKPEEQSVELFLGEFNEIGTNGLNFAPWPFVTYEKFNVTTNRTESLGLNDSRDSGLGLMLTTDENIVDIDFQVVWNIKNSSDFLFSLKEPEQSIRAISEAAMREVIAQSELAPILNRDRAAIEANVRQLIQKTLDERQTGISVVRVNFNKVDPPSRQVIVTAADGSQKRVSVIDAFRDVQAAEQERDQRERQADAYANQRLAEARGAAAQLLEAAEGYRASVVNAALGEASQFSAVLTEYKEAPEVTRRRLYIETLEKVLGNVDKIIMDNGEGGQGVVPYLPLNELRKSSQGGSN; encoded by the coding sequence ATGGCGGATAATAACGGTGGACCTTGGGGCGGCGGCGGAAGCGGCGGCAATCGAGGCAACAAAGGTAATGGCGGCGGGAATGACCGAGGTCCAGACGGGCCGCAAATCCCGGAAATTGACGAGTTGATGCGCAAGGGTCAGGAGCAATTGCGCGTGTTGATGGGCGGAAAAGGCAGCGGTGGCACAGGTGGTGGCAGCGGATCTGGCGGCTCAGATGCGGGCATCCCGCGCAGCACTTTCGTCCTGGCTGGGCTTGCGGCGGTTGGCATGTGGCTGTTCGCGTCCTTTTATACGGTCAAGCCGGAGGAACAATCCGTTGAGCTCTTCCTTGGAGAATTCAATGAAATTGGGACCAATGGTCTCAATTTTGCGCCTTGGCCCTTTGTGACCTATGAGAAGTTCAACGTCACCACCAACCGCACCGAATCTCTCGGGCTCAATGACAGCCGTGACAGCGGGCTGGGCTTGATGCTGACCACGGATGAAAACATCGTGGATATCGACTTTCAGGTGGTTTGGAATATCAAGAATTCTTCGGATTTTTTGTTTAGTCTGAAGGAACCTGAGCAATCTATCCGGGCGATTTCGGAAGCGGCGATGCGCGAAGTGATTGCGCAATCGGAATTGGCGCCGATCTTGAACCGAGATCGTGCTGCGATTGAGGCGAATGTGCGGCAATTGATCCAAAAAACATTGGATGAGCGCCAGACTGGGATTTCTGTGGTCCGGGTCAACTTTAACAAAGTGGATCCGCCAAGCCGTCAGGTGATCGTGACCGCCGCCGATGGGTCGCAAAAGCGCGTGTCGGTGATTGATGCCTTCCGCGATGTGCAAGCCGCAGAGCAAGAGCGCGATCAACGCGAGCGTCAAGCGGATGCTTATGCCAACCAACGTCTTGCCGAAGCGCGTGGTGCTGCGGCGCAGTTGCTTGAGGCCGCAGAGGGCTACCGCGCCTCTGTCGTCAATGCCGCTTTGGGCGAGGCCAGCCAATTCTCGGCTGTCTTGACCGAATACAAAGAGGCCCCCGAGGTGACCCGTCGTCGTTTGTATATTGAGACTTTGGAAAAAGTCTTGGGCAATGTCGATAAGATCATCATGGACAATGGCGAGGGCGGCCAGGGTGTTGTGCCTTATTTGCCGTTGAATGAATTGCGCAAATCTTCACAAGGAGGGTCAAACTAA
- the gorA gene encoding glutathione-disulfide reductase yields MSFDYDLFVIGGGSGGVRAARVAASDTGAKVGLAEESRYGGTCVIRGCVPKKLMVFASTYAPAMEQAAVYGWDVQMGGFNWSGFRRNLEGELDRLEGIYRCLLQNSGVETFDVRATVGGPHSVRLADGRVVTAKVILLATGGWPSVPDVPGAEYAITSNEIFHLEALPQRILIVGGGYIACEFAGILNGLGVQTHLWYRGEAVLRGFDKEARDVIVQGMQERGVQMHMQTNVARIEKQGAGYCVTDTKGARHDFDVVMYATGRTPKSAGLGLEALGIGLDSVGAVQVDGFSQTSVPSIYAIGDVTNRVNLTPVAIREGMAFVETALKGNPTSVDHELIPTAVFTQPEFGTIGLSEEQARAQEPIEVYATAFRPMNISFIDAPNKVLMKLVVSQKTRKILGCHIVADGAGEMIQLAGIAVKMGATKEDFDRVCAVHPTVSEELVTMKTPVRSA; encoded by the coding sequence ATGTCTTTTGACTATGATCTTTTTGTAATTGGGGGTGGCTCTGGCGGTGTGCGCGCGGCGCGCGTTGCGGCGTCAGACACCGGGGCCAAAGTCGGTTTGGCCGAAGAGAGCCGCTATGGAGGCACCTGCGTCATCCGTGGCTGCGTGCCGAAAAAGTTGATGGTGTTTGCCTCAACCTACGCGCCTGCGATGGAGCAAGCTGCAGTCTATGGCTGGGACGTGCAGATGGGCGGTTTCAACTGGTCGGGATTTCGGCGCAATCTGGAAGGTGAGCTTGATCGGCTTGAAGGCATCTATCGCTGCCTGTTGCAAAACTCAGGTGTCGAGACCTTCGATGTGCGCGCAACAGTCGGCGGCCCGCATTCGGTGCGTTTGGCCGATGGCCGGGTCGTGACGGCCAAGGTGATTTTGCTGGCCACGGGCGGCTGGCCCTCAGTGCCCGATGTTCCTGGCGCCGAATACGCCATCACCTCGAACGAAATTTTTCATCTTGAGGCTTTGCCACAGCGCATCTTGATTGTTGGAGGCGGCTATATTGCTTGTGAATTTGCCGGCATTCTCAATGGTCTTGGGGTGCAAACCCATCTTTGGTATCGCGGCGAGGCGGTCTTGCGCGGCTTTGACAAAGAGGCCCGGGATGTGATTGTGCAGGGCATGCAAGAGCGCGGTGTCCAGATGCACATGCAAACCAATGTGGCCCGCATTGAAAAGCAAGGGGCGGGATACTGCGTGACAGATACAAAGGGCGCGCGCCATGACTTTGATGTCGTGATGTACGCCACAGGCCGCACCCCTAAAAGCGCGGGATTGGGGCTTGAGGCGCTGGGCATTGGTCTGGATTCAGTGGGCGCAGTCCAGGTGGATGGTTTTTCTCAGACTTCGGTGCCTTCGATTTATGCGATCGGAGATGTGACCAACCGTGTCAATCTGACGCCGGTGGCGATCCGTGAGGGCATGGCCTTTGTTGAGACCGCCCTGAAGGGCAATCCGACCTCTGTGGATCATGAATTGATCCCAACGGCGGTCTTCACGCAACCGGAATTTGGCACAATTGGCCTCAGCGAAGAGCAGGCGCGTGCGCAAGAGCCGATTGAAGTCTATGCAACTGCCTTTCGCCCAATGAATATTTCCTTTATTGATGCGCCGAACAAAGTGTTAATGAAATTGGTTGTCAGCCAAAAAACCCGTAAGATTTTGGGCTGTCATATCGTCGCAGATGGTGCTGGTGAGATGATTCAACTGGCTGGGATAGCGGTGAAAATGGGAGCAACAAAAGAAGATTTCGACCGTGTGTGTGCTGTGCATCCGACGGTGTCCGAAGAACTTGTGACAATGAAAACCCCTGTGCGGAGCGCTTGA
- the rpiA gene encoding ribose-5-phosphate isomerase RpiA produces MFADLSPADQAKYVAAKRAVELVEDGMKLGLGTGSTAAWMVRCLAQRVKAEGLRIQGVPTSTRTADLARELGLEVVTLDQAGHLDITIDGTDEFDSALNLIKGGGGALLQEKIVASASDRMIVIADFDKHVPQLGKFPLPVEVLGFGLASSRDHIARLLADHGLAGCDITTRKQGDAPFVTDEGNFILDLHLAQIPDAPALAIALNQVPGVVENGLFIDICDRVILGASDGRIEEHVRP; encoded by the coding sequence ATGTTTGCCGATTTATCCCCCGCCGATCAGGCAAAATACGTCGCGGCCAAACGCGCTGTTGAATTGGTCGAAGATGGTATGAAACTCGGGCTCGGAACCGGTTCAACGGCGGCTTGGATGGTGCGGTGTTTGGCTCAGCGGGTGAAAGCCGAAGGGCTGCGCATTCAAGGTGTGCCCACCTCGACCCGCACAGCCGACTTGGCCCGTGAGCTGGGTTTGGAAGTTGTGACTCTGGATCAGGCTGGGCATTTGGACATCACCATTGATGGTACGGATGAATTCGATTCCGCTTTGAACCTCATCAAAGGCGGTGGCGGGGCGCTTTTGCAAGAAAAGATCGTCGCCTCCGCCTCGGATCGGATGATTGTGATTGCAGATTTTGATAAGCATGTGCCTCAGCTCGGTAAATTCCCTTTGCCGGTGGAGGTTTTGGGATTTGGTTTGGCCTCGTCGCGCGATCATATTGCCCGCCTCTTGGCCGATCACGGATTGGCCGGGTGCGATATCACCACGCGCAAGCAGGGCGATGCCCCCTTTGTGACGGACGAGGGGAATTTCATTCTCGATTTGCATCTTGCGCAAATACCCGATGCGCCGGCTTTGGCCATTGCCCTTAATCAAGTGCCGGGCGTGGTTGAAAATGGCTTATTTATAGATATTTGTGATCGAGTCATTCTTGGCGCCAGTGATGGGCGCATTGAAGAGCACGTTCGGCCTTAA
- a CDS encoding L-serine ammonia-lyase — protein sequence MFLSVFDMFKVGIGPSSSHTMGPMVAAGMFLDLLRDSPFEAAGLKARLHGSLAFTGVGHATDRATLLGLAGFSPETYDAAKAEATLEAMKRNKEVNPDGLGTLHLDPASDIVFDFGPSLPGHTNGMILMATDAQGDVILQQTYYSIGGGFVVTAEDMASGVSTGDMDPYPHEFNTANELLALCAAQEKSIAQIKRENELSRRSAAALDRGLAKIWEVMNDCINRGLDRGGILPGGLNVKRRAKPIHEALMAERGLNMPAPHTINDWMSVYAMAVNEENAAGGQVVTAPTNGAAGVVPATLRYWLDHVPGATPKRIPEFLLTAAAIGGLIKFNASISGAECGCQAEVGSASAMAAAGLCAVLGGSPAQVENAAEIALEHHLGMTCDPVKGLVQVPCIERNGLGCIKAVSAASLSMRGDGTHLVSLDACVETMRQTGLDMHEKYKETSLGGLAVNVPNC from the coding sequence ATGTTTTTATCTGTTTTTGACATGTTTAAGGTCGGCATTGGGCCAAGCTCATCGCATACGATGGGCCCAATGGTTGCGGCGGGGATGTTTTTGGACCTGCTGCGCGACAGCCCTTTTGAGGCCGCAGGCCTGAAAGCGCGCCTGCATGGGTCTTTGGCCTTCACCGGCGTGGGCCATGCGACAGATCGCGCAACACTTCTCGGATTGGCCGGATTTTCGCCCGAAACCTATGATGCCGCCAAGGCTGAAGCGACTCTAGAGGCCATGAAGCGCAACAAAGAGGTCAACCCTGATGGGCTTGGAACATTGCATCTCGATCCGGCCAGTGACATCGTGTTTGACTTCGGCCCATCCCTGCCGGGTCATACCAATGGTATGATCCTCATGGCGACGGATGCACAGGGCGACGTGATTTTGCAACAGACCTATTATTCCATCGGCGGCGGTTTTGTGGTGACAGCCGAAGACATGGCCAGTGGGGTATCGACCGGCGACATGGACCCCTACCCCCATGAATTCAACACCGCCAATGAATTGCTGGCCCTTTGCGCCGCTCAGGAAAAATCCATCGCCCAGATCAAACGCGAGAATGAGTTGAGCCGCCGCAGCGCTGCCGCGCTTGACCGCGGCCTGGCCAAAATCTGGGAGGTGATGAACGATTGCATCAATCGCGGGCTCGACCGCGGCGGCATTCTGCCGGGTGGTTTGAATGTAAAACGCAGAGCCAAACCCATTCATGAAGCGTTGATGGCCGAGCGCGGGCTGAATATGCCCGCCCCGCATACGATCAATGATTGGATGAGCGTCTACGCCATGGCGGTCAATGAAGAGAATGCCGCCGGCGGGCAGGTCGTGACCGCGCCGACCAATGGTGCGGCCGGAGTGGTGCCTGCCACCCTGCGCTATTGGCTCGATCATGTGCCCGGCGCCACGCCAAAGCGCATCCCAGAGTTTCTCCTCACCGCCGCCGCAATCGGCGGGCTGATCAAATTCAACGCCAGCATCTCAGGGGCAGAATGCGGCTGCCAAGCGGAAGTGGGCAGTGCTTCGGCCATGGCCGCCGCCGGTCTCTGCGCCGTCTTGGGCGGCAGCCCCGCACAGGTGGAAAATGCCGCAGAAATAGCCTTAGAGCATCACTTGGGCATGACCTGCGATCCGGTCAAAGGCCTGGTGCAAGTGCCCTGTATTGAGCGCAATGGGCTGGGCTGTATCAAAGCGGTCTCCGCCGCCAGCCTGTCGATGCGCGGCGATGGCACGCATTTGGTGTCATTAGATGCCTGCGTGGAAACAATGCGGCAAACCGGTCTAGACATGCATGAAAAATACAAAGAAACTTCGCTCGGTGGATTGGCGGTAAATGTGCCCAACTGCTGA
- a CDS encoding DMT family transporter, which yields MAQDNNRLGLLLMIGFCILAPASDALVKILGDGIPLLQVVIARFIAQLLLVRRNLWTSRRNTWMRADRLGYVILRSVLHLVAISFFFLSLRYLPLADAIAIAYVLPFLILGVGWMTGDRASPLSLGLCLLGFIGTLMVVQPSFAEVGWPALLPLVVAVLFTGFMFITRKISKHIDPIDLQAANGVCAMAILLPIAAFGSALNIPLLTIVPVTGFEFYALLGLGILGTLAHLSMTWALRYASAPTVAPVQYLEIPFGALYGLVLFGDLPNGMAAVGIIVTVTAGLLVVRFTKASV from the coding sequence ATGGCTCAGGATAACAATCGTTTAGGTCTATTGTTGATGATTGGCTTTTGTATTCTGGCGCCGGCCAGTGATGCTTTGGTCAAGATTTTAGGCGATGGAATTCCTTTGCTGCAGGTGGTCATTGCCCGGTTTATCGCCCAGTTGCTTTTGGTACGCCGCAACCTTTGGACCAGCCGCCGCAACACTTGGATGCGGGCAGATCGGCTTGGCTATGTCATTCTGCGGTCGGTTCTGCATCTGGTAGCCATTTCTTTTTTCTTTCTCTCGCTGCGCTACCTGCCCCTCGCAGATGCCATCGCAATTGCCTATGTCCTGCCCTTCCTGATCTTGGGCGTCGGTTGGATGACCGGAGATCGGGCAAGTCCTTTGAGCCTTGGACTCTGCCTGCTGGGGTTCATCGGCACTTTGATGGTGGTGCAGCCCAGCTTTGCCGAGGTCGGTTGGCCTGCGCTCTTGCCGCTGGTTGTGGCCGTTTTATTCACCGGCTTTATGTTCATCACCCGCAAGATTTCTAAACATATCGACCCCATCGATCTGCAAGCGGCAAATGGGGTCTGCGCCATGGCGATCCTCTTGCCCATTGCCGCTTTTGGCTCGGCTTTGAACATTCCACTTTTGACCATCGTCCCGGTCACTGGATTTGAATTTTACGCATTGCTGGGCCTTGGGATCTTGGGAACTTTGGCGCATTTGAGCATGACTTGGGCGCTGCGCTATGCCTCTGCGCCCACAGTGGCCCCGGTGCAGTATCTCGAGATTCCTTTCGGAGCGCTCTATGGCCTGGTGCTCTTTGGCGATCTGCCCAATGGCATGGCGGCTGTTGGGATCATCGTGACGGTGACCGCTGGACTATTGGTGGTGCGTTTTACCAAAGCCTCTGTCTAG